Proteins from one Gimesia maris genomic window:
- a CDS encoding WD40 repeat domain-containing protein: MMDERAAWLTQGKGTTPELRWSFSTEAPLLALDLARETGEILAADVSGGLYLLDRQGQFLHLNRGVKDVQLVHWSDRGKLGAAIYSDNNICCFDRDLNVLWAISFSVECLAITMDSYGDYLAVSLASGKTILIDSQKKKVASFETMRPLSYLEFQVSEPRLMGAAENGFLCCHDLEGNCIWTEKHWSNCGGISISGDGQRLYLAGFNYGILIFDHDGESAGTLIFEGTPKVLACDFAGNRIVAATIEQELYWLNQEGKLIWGGVIPDEAVEVACDPFGQWCVCGLKSGLVQCLDWSDSI, encoded by the coding sequence ATGATGGATGAACGTGCCGCCTGGCTCACACAGGGAAAAGGGACAACCCCCGAATTACGGTGGTCATTCTCAACAGAAGCTCCTTTACTTGCGCTGGACCTGGCACGGGAAACAGGAGAAATACTGGCCGCCGATGTTTCGGGCGGCCTTTATTTATTGGATCGACAGGGGCAGTTTCTGCATTTGAATCGTGGTGTTAAGGATGTGCAACTGGTCCACTGGAGTGATCGTGGGAAACTGGGAGCTGCGATCTACTCAGACAATAATATCTGTTGCTTTGATCGTGATCTGAACGTCTTGTGGGCGATCTCTTTTTCGGTGGAGTGCCTGGCAATTACGATGGATTCCTACGGCGACTATCTGGCAGTCAGTCTGGCCAGTGGTAAGACCATTCTGATTGACTCGCAGAAAAAGAAAGTCGCCAGTTTTGAAACGATGCGTCCTTTAAGTTATCTCGAATTTCAGGTCTCTGAACCAAGATTGATGGGGGCAGCGGAAAATGGGTTTCTCTGCTGCCATGATCTTGAGGGAAATTGTATCTGGACTGAAAAGCACTGGTCTAATTGTGGAGGGATTTCAATTTCGGGAGATGGACAGCGGCTCTATCTGGCAGGATTCAATTATGGAATTTTAATTTTTGACCATGATGGTGAATCTGCAGGGACTCTGATTTTTGAAGGGACACCCAAAGTCCTCGCTTGTGATTTTGCAGGAAATCGAATCGTTGCCGCTACGATAGAGCAGGAACTGTACTGGTTAAATCAGGAGGGTAAGCTGATTTGGGGAGGAGTGATTCCTGATGAAGCAGTTGAAGTAGCCTGCGATCCGTTTGGTCAATGGTGTGTTTGTGGTTTGAAATCCGGTCTCGTGCAGTGCCTGGACTGGAGTGATTCGATTTAA
- a CDS encoding serine/threonine protein kinase, with protein sequence MNRSIQTFLGQAMAKRNENTPERKKRQSARVPKLETLGKYKIEKEIGAGGMGAVFLARDTRLNRLAALKILPRDKAENPVLVKRFKAEGQAAAHLRHENIVSVYDAGEEDGYLYIALEYVEGTDLHNLINKRNRIPVRRSLEIITQVTEALSHAYQQGIVHRDIKPANILIRLDGVVKLTDLGLARSIDDNTETSITRAGTTVGTVDYMAPEQARDSKAADIRSDIYSLGCTWYHMLTGRAPFSEGSLTNKLAAHATTPPPDPRELNDRVPEGIVAIIHRMMAKPQADRYQTPAELLEDLKNSNLKRSNLGNDVLEALANDESDGEQPTLESDQLPAADSSDFLINQFMPDYTSQSDDQDDEDKESENRLSTSFDLQQLAGEVEFESDVTAPGLKQPAKSAKSAKSAKSAKSAKSAKSAKSAKPAKSNRQVERKRSSAKRQEPLEEEEGSVISDSAMKTRQAPRSSKQDSSSTSTPRKGSRSQNREKQIPEKTGARKSQGSSARPPKRSLKTQTTTTADEPAASSQIAVDYKQIAMLAGGVLLLILLIWWGINALSSSGDGPQQGPASNPFLTAEQNQQRNSQNATDQPGNAAEPVEDSPQAEVAVTDVKSGIDPSKQKEESAESLKNLSVRGQEKKHLPDWGPGFSALTGPNAGKVDLQLPVLKVARGKNESGVWDSLNNALNEVTSRGAVIRLYGSGPFLLHPHRLQDISQLIIMGDSGQKPTILLQAKNENEKQSEVNLFSFSAGLLRFQGVHLLCDVSGLSGSGVCNVLELNQSDLTFQDSSFTLTGTTDRTLRLINSTGAPRTTTGRPEGESRIFLENSVIMGQKLEAVRVDQIYADVLISNCFISCKGAPCLELDSLDLALTPGLILQERKVPRTARIFSSTLLSDHTIFSLTGPEEKKNRVKSDQAELATGQTDIVVINSVLIGNPRDKQATMMTLTNWPQDKLRSQSASRFDEVKVQLENALLWGWPSYLRSTEQGNLQNVFQIDSHRTWQQSWGNHVTADMFQPDLPAEIDELLTPAFVKPLLDFSKQKSVYAISADGVTAGCDPASLVSLTQNEQKRIKAVLGRPDIEQEIKSQFAKAKAVTFDMTKGNLSDFLNGPAISGPTRVNVSGQGVCYMSPVTLENKQIQLVFQHKTAESPQAVELKLLPSSSKSRVKSGIEAFFNLKNSTLEVSGGAFRVSPDRKGVVPRHFVRCQNSRLGLDQCALAALLPNDNRFQSAIYVEADSNGKSSQIQIDHSYLTASGTIIQSEASQLDLDVRNSLFLSQQDIFALPAKQGVSDVIRVSLSQSTFAPQGSVFAIKSESGNSNSGRSAIQVIAEESLFLPAPSGSNARSDLSKTASLISAPQSSSGNGGIEWWGNSNGYMVERFNAINRATGSASGSGNDFSADMKSLFGADADQHELTMRGGVILQDQKLPPVIKLQPVHFQLLPTCKAASWSELNQPLGADPVVLQKIIEGKQNQDKSGRLKRAF encoded by the coding sequence TTGAATCGTTCGATTCAGACATTTCTGGGGCAGGCAATGGCCAAGCGGAATGAAAATACACCTGAGAGAAAAAAACGCCAGTCTGCGCGCGTACCGAAACTGGAAACGCTGGGCAAATACAAAATTGAAAAAGAAATCGGTGCAGGCGGTATGGGCGCTGTTTTCCTCGCCCGTGACACCAGATTGAACCGACTGGCTGCTCTAAAGATTCTGCCGCGGGATAAAGCGGAAAACCCTGTTCTCGTGAAACGCTTCAAGGCGGAAGGTCAGGCGGCTGCCCATCTCCGCCATGAGAATATTGTTTCAGTTTATGATGCCGGCGAAGAAGACGGTTATCTTTATATCGCGCTGGAATATGTTGAGGGAACAGACCTTCATAACCTGATCAATAAACGAAATCGGATTCCAGTCCGCCGGTCGCTGGAGATCATCACACAGGTGACAGAGGCTCTCTCACATGCTTATCAGCAGGGAATCGTGCATCGTGACATCAAGCCTGCCAATATTCTCATTCGCCTGGATGGCGTTGTTAAGTTGACTGACCTGGGATTGGCCCGTTCCATAGATGATAATACGGAAACGAGTATCACCCGGGCCGGGACGACTGTTGGGACCGTTGATTACATGGCTCCCGAGCAGGCCCGTGACAGTAAGGCGGCAGATATCCGCAGTGATATCTATTCGCTCGGTTGTACCTGGTATCACATGCTGACAGGCCGGGCCCCCTTCTCTGAAGGTAGCCTGACCAATAAACTCGCCGCTCATGCTACCACTCCTCCACCCGATCCGCGGGAACTCAATGATCGAGTGCCGGAAGGGATTGTCGCCATCATTCATCGGATGATGGCCAAACCACAGGCAGATCGCTATCAGACTCCGGCTGAACTTCTGGAAGACTTGAAGAACTCGAATCTGAAACGTTCCAATCTTGGAAACGATGTTCTGGAAGCATTGGCAAATGATGAATCGGATGGAGAGCAACCTACTCTCGAGTCAGACCAGCTACCAGCAGCAGACAGCAGTGATTTTTTGATCAATCAGTTCATGCCCGATTACACCAGCCAGTCTGATGATCAGGATGATGAAGATAAAGAGTCGGAAAATCGGCTGAGCACCAGTTTCGATCTGCAGCAGCTGGCGGGAGAAGTCGAATTCGAATCAGATGTAACAGCACCTGGTCTCAAGCAGCCAGCCAAATCTGCTAAATCTGCTAAATCTGCTAAATCTGCTAAATCTGCTAAATCTGCTAAATCTGCTAAATCTGCCAAACCAGCAAAAAGTAACAGGCAGGTGGAACGCAAACGTTCCTCCGCGAAACGTCAGGAGCCACTGGAAGAAGAGGAAGGTTCTGTGATTTCTGACTCGGCAATGAAAACGCGCCAGGCTCCGCGTTCTTCAAAGCAGGATTCATCATCGACCTCGACACCACGCAAAGGATCCAGATCTCAAAACCGGGAAAAACAGATTCCGGAAAAAACGGGAGCTCGAAAGAGTCAGGGATCTTCAGCACGTCCACCGAAACGATCCTTGAAAACTCAAACAACAACTACGGCGGATGAGCCAGCCGCAAGTAGTCAGATCGCCGTGGATTACAAACAGATTGCCATGCTGGCGGGAGGAGTTTTGCTGTTGATTCTCCTGATCTGGTGGGGGATCAATGCTCTGAGCTCATCGGGGGACGGACCACAACAGGGACCTGCCAGTAATCCATTTCTCACGGCAGAGCAGAATCAGCAGCGTAATTCTCAGAATGCTACCGATCAGCCAGGGAATGCAGCGGAACCAGTTGAAGACTCACCTCAAGCAGAGGTTGCTGTTACGGATGTGAAATCTGGAATAGATCCATCAAAGCAAAAAGAAGAGTCTGCTGAGTCCTTAAAAAACTTGTCTGTCCGTGGGCAGGAAAAAAAACATCTGCCAGACTGGGGACCAGGGTTTTCTGCACTCACTGGGCCGAATGCAGGCAAGGTGGACCTTCAATTACCTGTTTTGAAAGTGGCGCGGGGGAAAAACGAATCCGGAGTCTGGGACAGCTTAAACAATGCCCTGAATGAGGTGACTTCCAGAGGCGCTGTTATCCGTCTTTATGGTTCTGGCCCTTTTTTACTCCATCCACATCGGTTACAGGATATTTCTCAGTTAATCATCATGGGGGACTCAGGCCAGAAGCCGACAATTCTGCTGCAGGCAAAAAATGAAAACGAGAAGCAGTCTGAAGTAAACCTGTTTTCGTTTTCAGCTGGCTTACTGCGATTTCAGGGGGTCCACCTGCTGTGCGATGTGTCCGGGCTTTCTGGTTCCGGAGTTTGCAATGTCCTGGAGTTAAATCAGAGTGATCTCACATTTCAGGACAGTTCATTCACGCTGACCGGGACAACAGATAGAACGCTTAGACTGATCAATTCCACGGGAGCACCACGTACAACGACAGGACGACCCGAAGGTGAGTCACGTATCTTTCTGGAAAATTCAGTGATCATGGGGCAGAAACTGGAAGCGGTTCGCGTAGATCAGATTTATGCGGATGTGCTGATCTCTAACTGTTTTATCTCATGCAAAGGAGCGCCCTGTCTGGAACTGGACAGTCTGGACCTGGCTCTGACTCCTGGTCTGATATTGCAGGAGCGCAAGGTTCCCCGCACCGCCAGGATATTTTCCAGTACCCTGCTCTCCGACCATACGATATTTTCGTTAACCGGTCCTGAAGAAAAGAAAAACCGGGTAAAGTCTGATCAAGCGGAACTTGCCACTGGTCAAACTGATATTGTTGTCATCAATTCTGTTTTGATCGGGAATCCCAGGGATAAACAGGCAACAATGATGACTCTCACTAACTGGCCTCAGGATAAACTGAGAAGTCAAAGTGCAAGCCGGTTTGATGAGGTCAAGGTGCAACTGGAAAACGCTCTGCTCTGGGGATGGCCCTCGTATCTCCGCTCGACAGAACAGGGGAATTTACAAAATGTATTTCAAATCGATTCTCATCGAACCTGGCAGCAAAGCTGGGGAAATCATGTGACTGCTGACATGTTTCAGCCTGATCTTCCTGCAGAAATCGATGAATTGCTGACGCCGGCATTTGTAAAACCCTTATTGGATTTTTCCAAACAGAAAAGTGTTTATGCAATATCAGCAGATGGTGTGACTGCAGGATGTGATCCTGCCAGTCTTGTCTCCCTGACACAGAATGAACAGAAGCGGATCAAAGCCGTACTGGGAAGACCAGATATTGAACAGGAGATCAAGAGCCAGTTCGCCAAGGCAAAAGCCGTGACGTTCGATATGACAAAAGGCAATCTCAGCGATTTTCTCAACGGTCCGGCTATATCCGGACCTACACGGGTGAATGTGAGCGGTCAGGGTGTCTGTTACATGTCACCTGTGACGCTGGAGAATAAACAGATCCAGCTGGTTTTTCAGCACAAGACGGCAGAGAGCCCTCAGGCGGTTGAGTTAAAGTTGCTTCCTTCATCTTCAAAGTCACGTGTGAAGTCAGGGATAGAAGCTTTCTTCAACTTGAAAAACTCAACCCTGGAAGTCTCTGGCGGGGCGTTTCGAGTTTCCCCTGATCGAAAAGGCGTTGTGCCGCGTCATTTTGTGAGATGTCAAAACAGCCGCCTGGGACTGGATCAATGTGCTCTGGCTGCCCTGCTGCCGAATGATAACCGGTTTCAATCTGCAATATATGTTGAAGCCGATTCCAATGGGAAATCAAGTCAGATTCAGATCGACCACTCATATCTGACAGCCTCAGGTACAATCATTCAATCCGAAGCCAGTCAGCTGGACCTGGATGTTCGTAACAGTCTATTTCTCAGTCAGCAGGATATCTTTGCTCTGCCTGCTAAACAGGGAGTATCAGATGTCATTCGTGTCTCGTTAAGCCAAAGTACATTTGCTCCACAGGGCTCCGTTTTCGCGATCAAATCAGAATCGGGAAACAGCAATTCCGGTCGGTCTGCTATTCAGGTCATTGCAGAAGAGTCATTGTTTCTGCCTGCTCCCTCAGGCTCAAATGCACGTTCTGATTTATCAAAGACAGCATCGCTGATCTCGGCTCCTCAATCCTCGTCAGGGAACGGAGGAATTGAGTGGTGGGGGAATTCGAACGGTTATATGGTTGAGCGTTTTAATGCTATCAATCGCGCAACAGGAAGCGCTTCGGGGTCCGGAAATGATTTCTCAGCAGACATGAAGAGTCTTTTCGGTGCAGATGCAGATCAGCATGAGCTGACGATGCGTGGAGGGGTGATTTTACAGGATCAGAAACTGCCTCCCGTCATCAAGTTACAGCCGGTTCATTTTCAACTCCTGCCCACATGTAAGGCGGCCAGCTGGTCCGAATTGAATCAGCCATTGGGCGCTGATCCAGTTGTCTTACAGAAGATCATTGAAGGAAAACAGAACCAGGATAAATCAGGACGCCTCAAACGGGCGTTCTGA
- a CDS encoding superoxide dismutase: MSYSLPDLPYAYDALEPHIDAKTMEIHHTKHHQAYISKANAALEGHSDLAAKSIEDLMSDLSAVPEDIRGAIRNNGGGHANHSLFWTVMSPSGGGAPSGDLAADIDSTFGSFDAFKEQFSNAAATRFGSGWAWLSVDGGKLVVESTPNQDTPLSEGHTPILGLDVWEHAYYLNYQNKRPDYISAFFNVINWDEVAKRYAAAKG; the protein is encoded by the coding sequence ATGTCTTATTCGCTTCCCGATCTACCCTATGCTTATGACGCGCTGGAACCCCACATTGATGCAAAGACAATGGAAATTCATCATACCAAGCATCATCAGGCTTATATTTCAAAAGCCAACGCTGCCCTGGAAGGGCATAGCGATCTGGCTGCCAAGTCAATCGAAGATTTGATGAGTGATCTGAGTGCGGTCCCCGAAGATATTCGTGGTGCCATTCGCAACAATGGTGGCGGTCACGCCAACCACAGCTTATTCTGGACGGTAATGTCTCCCAGTGGTGGCGGTGCTCCCAGCGGCGATCTCGCAGCTGACATCGACTCTACCTTCGGCAGCTTTGATGCCTTCAAAGAACAGTTTTCCAATGCCGCTGCTACCCGATTTGGAAGTGGCTGGGCCTGGTTGTCCGTCGATGGCGGAAAGCTGGTCGTGGAAAGCACTCCCAACCAGGATACACCTCTTTCTGAAGGACATACTCCGATTCTGGGCCTTGACGTTTGGGAACACGCATACTACCTAAACTACCAGAATAAGCGTCCTGACTATATCTCTGCATTTTTCAACGTCATCAACTGGGATGAAGTTGCCAAACGCTACGCAGCAGCAAAAGGTTAA
- a CDS encoding ATP-binding protein, with protein MKRLTENDVTKATLLVIQGVDLGTRFKLGTEPAGVGRGVRNEIRILDTEASRQHALISFKNGSYIITDQNSSNGTMLNGVQIQSSKLNNGDHIQIGRSLLLFSSQSLDEDSRYMAERIDLISNEDSNPSSITHEVNHRFDSVVLDTADVSGVVQQHEIQNDLQALYRVAEASVSPTISQEELLKRILDLTINTVGADRGCMLITDPHTGEILPQIYSSREEKKSGPRMPVSHSIVDYVLNKKQGVRTSDAQRDQRFEGGRSILQAGIREAMCVPMQGRHELMGVIYVDTTTSHPEMLLKNGAVEKFSEEHLRLLVAIGRQSALAIENYRFQNAMLKAERFAAMGQTIATLSHHIKNILQGVRGGSYLIDMGLNKSEEDLVRKGWNIVEKNQNKIYHLVMDMLTFSTERKPALEPGSINTPVNDVFELMQARAEECGVQLKCEPAEDLPESVYDHEGIHRAILNIVINAIDAVEGSENGMVLLETTYLRKADQILIMVSDNGPGIPQDQINKIFNLFESTKGARGTGIGLAVSQKIIREHGGEISIESEAGKGSRFTLSVPRLDEDHPPAAN; from the coding sequence ATGAAACGGTTAACAGAAAATGATGTAACCAAAGCGACGCTACTGGTCATCCAGGGCGTAGATCTGGGTACACGCTTTAAACTTGGTACGGAACCAGCCGGAGTAGGGCGGGGAGTCCGCAATGAAATCCGTATTCTGGACACCGAAGCTTCGCGCCAGCATGCTCTGATCTCGTTTAAAAATGGCTCCTACATTATTACAGATCAAAACAGTTCGAACGGGACGATGCTCAATGGAGTTCAGATACAGTCATCGAAACTGAATAATGGTGACCATATCCAGATTGGTCGCAGCCTGCTGCTTTTCTCCAGTCAGTCGCTGGATGAAGATTCCCGTTATATGGCAGAGCGAATTGATCTGATCAGCAACGAAGATTCAAACCCATCCAGTATCACACATGAAGTCAACCACCGGTTTGATTCGGTCGTTCTCGACACTGCCGATGTTTCAGGAGTCGTACAACAACACGAAATTCAAAACGACCTGCAGGCTCTGTATCGGGTCGCCGAGGCTTCCGTCAGCCCGACCATTTCTCAGGAAGAGCTGCTGAAACGAATTCTTGATCTCACGATCAACACGGTCGGTGCAGACCGGGGCTGCATGCTGATTACAGATCCGCATACTGGTGAAATATTGCCCCAGATCTACAGCAGCCGGGAAGAAAAGAAATCGGGCCCGCGCATGCCTGTATCTCACAGTATTGTGGATTATGTGCTTAATAAAAAACAGGGAGTCCGTACGTCAGATGCACAGCGCGACCAGCGATTCGAAGGGGGACGCAGTATTCTGCAGGCTGGTATTCGTGAAGCGATGTGTGTCCCGATGCAGGGGCGGCATGAGTTGATGGGGGTCATCTATGTTGATACGACGACTTCACATCCCGAGATGCTGTTGAAAAATGGTGCCGTCGAAAAATTCAGCGAAGAGCATCTGCGACTGCTGGTAGCTATCGGAAGACAATCTGCACTGGCAATCGAAAACTATCGCTTCCAGAATGCCATGTTGAAGGCAGAACGCTTTGCGGCAATGGGACAGACGATTGCCACCTTGAGCCACCATATTAAAAACATATTACAGGGGGTCCGCGGCGGCAGTTATCTGATCGACATGGGACTCAATAAATCTGAAGAAGACCTGGTTCGCAAGGGCTGGAACATTGTTGAGAAGAACCAGAACAAAATCTATCACCTGGTGATGGACATGCTCACCTTCAGCACTGAGCGCAAGCCGGCGCTCGAACCTGGCTCAATTAATACCCCTGTCAATGACGTCTTTGAATTAATGCAGGCACGTGCTGAAGAATGTGGTGTGCAGCTCAAATGCGAACCGGCTGAAGATCTGCCTGAATCCGTTTACGATCACGAAGGGATTCATCGTGCCATATTGAATATTGTAATTAATGCCATCGATGCCGTAGAAGGCTCTGAGAATGGCATGGTACTGCTTGAAACCACATATCTACGTAAAGCGGACCAGATCCTGATCATGGTTTCGGATAACGGGCCAGGGATTCCTCAGGATCAGATCAATAAAATTTTCAATCTGTTTGAATCAACCAAAGGGGCCAGAGGAACCGGTATCGGCCTCGCAGTCAGCCAGAAAATCATCAGAGAGCACGGAGGAGAAATCAGCATTGAAAGCGAAGCGGGTAAAGGCTCGCGTTTCACGCTGTCTGTCCCACGCCTCGATGAAGATCACCCTCCTGCTGCCAACTGA
- a CDS encoding S41 family peptidase, protein MFSTTKTRLLKRLHSSHLWVYLLGCLLAAGSNITAADPGELPIVIPVTQTQSIAKGEEYERNRQWIKAIEHYEEALKEWPENDNIKYGLRRAKIHFGIDRRYSDDSFSKVLLNQSRREAFILFDEILSKIQSHFVDPLSTTSFVAHGTESLYLALANDQFIKAHLKGVPPEKIRMVRRILRENYWNKSVSSHHGAHQLIIEVCTMSYQNLGLRDTAVISEYMFGGCNALDDYSSFLTPERLGDLYDNIEGEFVGIGIEMKAEIGEGMLLMNVLPDSPAEAAGVLSGDHIVGIDQHDCRNMTTDQAANLLRGTSGSQVLLELESPGSDRTRTARVTRKAVQVKSFPIVKMLDQENGIAYIKMTGFQKTSAAELDAALHKLHGEGMRSLIWDVRGNPGGLLSAAVEVLDRFLEEGKLVSTKGRVSDQNWSYTAHRPGTWKIPLVLLVDENSASASEIVAGALTDHRRATVVGRKTYGKWSVQSIFPIRGSTGLRLTTAKFYSPQGNTYGKIGIKPTITVEKDELQTAMYGASREQKLAADSDIKRGLQILQRQYAVTP, encoded by the coding sequence ATGTTTTCTACTACCAAGACGCGACTTCTTAAGAGATTACATTCGAGTCATTTGTGGGTTTATCTACTGGGCTGTCTGCTGGCAGCAGGATCCAATATCACTGCTGCGGATCCAGGTGAACTTCCCATTGTGATTCCCGTTACGCAGACCCAGTCAATTGCTAAAGGGGAGGAGTATGAACGGAATCGGCAATGGATCAAGGCGATTGAGCATTATGAAGAAGCCTTAAAAGAGTGGCCTGAAAACGACAACATCAAATACGGTTTGCGTCGTGCCAAAATTCACTTTGGCATCGACCGTCGTTACTCGGATGACAGCTTTTCGAAAGTGCTTCTGAATCAATCGCGAAGAGAAGCATTTATCCTCTTCGACGAAATTCTGTCTAAAATTCAATCGCACTTCGTCGATCCGCTCAGTACCACTTCTTTCGTGGCACATGGTACGGAAAGCCTGTATCTGGCTCTGGCCAATGATCAGTTTATTAAAGCTCATCTGAAAGGAGTGCCGCCCGAGAAGATTCGTATGGTGCGTCGTATTCTAAGAGAAAATTACTGGAACAAATCTGTTTCCAGTCATCACGGGGCACATCAACTGATTATCGAAGTCTGCACGATGTCTTATCAGAATCTGGGACTGCGGGATACTGCTGTGATTTCTGAATACATGTTCGGTGGCTGTAATGCCCTGGATGATTACAGCAGCTTTCTGACTCCGGAGCGTCTGGGCGATCTGTACGACAATATCGAAGGTGAATTTGTCGGGATCGGGATCGAAATGAAAGCCGAGATCGGAGAAGGCATGCTGCTGATGAATGTGCTGCCAGACAGCCCTGCCGAAGCGGCCGGGGTCCTGTCGGGAGATCATATTGTTGGCATCGATCAGCATGACTGCCGAAATATGACAACTGACCAGGCAGCGAATCTGCTGCGGGGGACTTCAGGCAGTCAGGTACTACTGGAACTGGAAAGTCCTGGCAGTGACCGGACGCGAACTGCAAGGGTTACCCGTAAAGCAGTCCAGGTGAAAAGTTTTCCCATCGTGAAGATGCTTGATCAGGAAAATGGAATCGCTTACATCAAAATGACCGGTTTTCAGAAAACATCTGCTGCAGAACTGGATGCCGCCCTGCATAAACTTCACGGTGAAGGTATGCGGTCACTGATCTGGGATGTGCGTGGTAATCCAGGCGGGTTACTGTCTGCCGCCGTGGAAGTGCTGGATCGTTTTCTGGAAGAAGGGAAGCTCGTTTCCACAAAAGGACGCGTTTCTGATCAGAACTGGAGCTACACAGCACATCGTCCTGGTACTTGGAAAATTCCGCTGGTATTATTAGTCGATGAAAACAGTGCCAGTGCCAGCGAAATTGTGGCGGGGGCATTAACCGATCATCGTCGTGCGACAGTGGTCGGACGCAAAACCTACGGGAAATGGTCTGTTCAGAGTATTTTCCCGATTCGGGGTTCGACTGGTTTACGCCTGACAACTGCCAAATTCTATTCGCCTCAAGGTAACACTTATGGTAAGATCGGGATCAAACCGACAATCACGGTTGAAAAGGATGAACTGCAGACAGCCATGTATGGTGCGTCAAGAGAGCAGAAACTCGCTGCAGATTCTGATATCAAACGTGGCTTACAAATCCTGCAAAGGCAATATGCTGTAACACCATGA
- the pepT gene encoding peptidase T — translation MDTLQDRFLRYVRIDTQSDETSPTFPSTKKQLVLSRMLFDECEQLGLEDVTINEYGIVMATIPSTVEADVPAIGWVAHVDTSPEFSGTDVKPIVHENYNGEDLVLPGDPSRVLRVSEEPRLKQMQGKTVITTDGTTLLGADDKSGVAVMMSAAAKLMGDSSIKHGPIRLCFTCDEEIGRGIEKLDLNAFGVCCAYTLDSDGSGRIDSETFSADQAVIVVKGVNTHPSVGKGVMVNANRILCELIAQLPTETLSPETTEGREGFIHPYHIEGSVSEASARLILRDFETEKLAEYAELLESLAEPLRQKNRKAEITINIHKQYRNMRDGLPKEPRALEKAIEATRAAGLEPNLNVIRGGTDGSLLTEKGLPTPNLSSGQHNPHSPLEWTTVEEMQQAVDVLIQLAILWGKER, via the coding sequence ATGGATACACTACAAGATCGCTTTTTGCGTTATGTCAGAATTGATACTCAGTCGGATGAGACGAGTCCTACGTTTCCGAGTACAAAAAAGCAGCTGGTGCTGAGTCGGATGCTGTTTGATGAGTGTGAGCAACTGGGGTTGGAAGATGTCACAATAAATGAGTACGGAATTGTGATGGCCACGATTCCCTCCACGGTTGAAGCGGATGTCCCGGCGATCGGGTGGGTAGCCCACGTGGATACCTCCCCTGAGTTCTCCGGTACGGACGTGAAACCGATCGTGCACGAAAATTATAATGGAGAAGATCTGGTGCTGCCCGGTGATCCGTCACGTGTATTGCGGGTCAGTGAAGAACCTCGTCTGAAGCAGATGCAGGGGAAAACGGTGATTACCACTGATGGTACGACACTTCTGGGAGCAGACGACAAGTCGGGAGTGGCTGTAATGATGTCCGCCGCCGCGAAGCTGATGGGGGATTCCTCTATCAAACATGGCCCGATTCGACTCTGTTTTACCTGCGATGAAGAGATCGGTCGGGGCATCGAAAAGCTGGATTTAAATGCATTCGGTGTCTGTTGTGCGTACACGTTAGACAGTGATGGCAGTGGCCGCATCGATTCCGAAACCTTTTCTGCAGATCAGGCTGTCATTGTTGTCAAAGGGGTCAATACACATCCTTCTGTTGGTAAGGGTGTGATGGTGAATGCCAATCGCATTTTATGTGAGTTGATTGCTCAATTACCGACAGAAACCTTAAGTCCGGAAACGACTGAGGGGCGGGAAGGCTTTATCCATCCCTATCATATTGAAGGCAGTGTTTCTGAGGCGTCTGCCCGGCTGATCTTACGTGATTTTGAAACAGAGAAGCTTGCGGAATATGCCGAACTTCTGGAATCACTGGCCGAACCACTTCGCCAGAAAAACCGCAAGGCAGAGATCACGATCAACATACATAAACAGTATCGCAATATGCGTGATGGGCTGCCCAAAGAGCCACGTGCATTGGAGAAGGCAATCGAAGCGACTCGCGCTGCCGGCCTCGAACCCAATCTGAACGTGATCCGTGGAGGGACAGATGGCAGTCTGTTGACTGAAAAAGGATTACCCACCCCCAATCTTTCCAGTGGACAGCACAATCCCCATTCACCGCTGGAATGGACCACTGTGGAAGAAATGCAGCAGGCAGTTGATGTTCTGATACAGCTGGCAATTCTCTGGGGCAAAGAACGTTGA